A region from the Mycolicibacterium phlei genome encodes:
- a CDS encoding helix-turn-helix transcriptional regulator, translating to MRSPAESSRNLPPLLRRAVQFIHENAQRDITVADIAASVSVTPRSVQYAFRRHLGTTPLEYLRRVRLERAHRDLQVADPTMDTVMAIAGRWGFTHAGRFSSFYKKMFGRPPSQTLRT from the coding sequence ATGCGAAGCCCAGCCGAGTCGTCCCGTAACCTGCCGCCGTTGCTGCGGCGCGCGGTGCAGTTCATCCACGAGAACGCACAGCGCGACATCACGGTGGCCGACATCGCCGCGTCGGTGAGCGTGACACCGCGCTCGGTTCAGTACGCGTTCCGCCGCCACCTCGGCACCACGCCGTTGGAGTATCTGCGCCGGGTGCGCCTGGAGCGTGCGCACCGCGATCTGCAGGTCGCCGATCCGACCATGGACACCGTGATGGCGATCGCCGGACGGTGGGGGTTCACCCATGCCGGCCGGTTCAGCAGCTTCTACAAGAAGATGTTCGGACGGCCCCCGAGTCAGACGCTGCGGACCTGA
- a CDS encoding Clp protease N-terminal domain-containing protein, producing MARPAKITNPVRLDDLIEVITSVHTDPLDQLTDAVLAAEALSEIADHLIGHFVDQARRSGASWTEIGRCMGVTKQAAQKRFVPKAPALADALDPNAGFGRFTPRARNVVVQSQNLAHGAGNSEITVDHLLLALFEEPASLAVTLLANQNITADAVAAAVRLPERTDGEVPALIPFDSAAKKVLELTFRQALRLGHNYIGTEHIVLAMLEGEQDPAVASDTLHRLGVDRDRFENDLRTALEPFMNHERE from the coding sequence ATGGCCCGACCCGCCAAGATCACCAATCCGGTACGGCTCGACGACCTCATCGAGGTCATCACCTCCGTCCACACAGACCCGTTGGACCAGCTCACCGACGCCGTGCTCGCCGCCGAAGCGCTCAGCGAGATCGCCGACCACCTCATCGGACACTTCGTCGACCAGGCACGGCGTTCCGGGGCCTCGTGGACCGAGATCGGCAGGTGCATGGGCGTCACCAAACAGGCCGCACAGAAGCGGTTCGTGCCCAAGGCCCCGGCCTTGGCCGACGCACTGGACCCCAACGCCGGGTTCGGCCGGTTCACCCCGCGGGCGCGCAACGTCGTGGTGCAGTCGCAGAACCTCGCGCACGGTGCCGGCAACTCCGAGATCACCGTCGACCACCTTCTGCTCGCGCTGTTCGAGGAGCCCGCGAGCCTCGCCGTCACCCTGCTGGCCAACCAGAACATCACCGCCGACGCCGTCGCCGCGGCGGTGCGACTGCCCGAGCGCACCGACGGCGAGGTCCCCGCCCTTATCCCGTTCGACAGCGCCGCCAAGAAGGTGCTCGAGCTGACGTTCCGGCAGGCACTTCGGTTGGGGCACAACTACATCGGCACCGAGCACATCGTGCTCGCCATGCTCGAGGGCGAACAGGATCCGGCCGTCGCCTCCGACACCCTGCACCGCCTCGGCGTGGACCGCGACCGCTTCGAGAACGACCTGCGGACCGCGCTGGAACCCTTCATGAACCACGAGCGGGAATGA
- a CDS encoding PPOX class F420-dependent oxidoreductase: protein MRLNDAARALIGSGADATLVTLNADGSPQVSLVWVALESTPEGDELVSAHLADYRKLRNIRRDPRVALTIQATDTAGQLMRPYLAIQGTARVVEGGAPELLRQLAGTLSDPAVFPPADAPPGYLTRVRIEKVGGVGPWAG from the coding sequence ATGAGACTCAACGACGCCGCACGCGCCCTGATCGGATCGGGCGCCGACGCCACGCTGGTCACCCTCAACGCCGACGGCAGCCCCCAGGTCAGCCTGGTGTGGGTGGCCCTGGAGTCCACGCCCGAGGGCGACGAACTGGTCTCGGCCCACCTCGCCGACTACCGCAAGCTGCGCAACATCCGCCGCGACCCCCGCGTCGCGCTGACGATCCAGGCCACCGACACCGCCGGTCAGCTCATGCGCCCCTATCTGGCGATCCAGGGCACCGCCCGCGTCGTCGAGGGCGGCGCGCCGGAACTCCTCCGGCAACTCGCCGGGACGCTGAGCGATCCGGCGGTGTTCCCGCCCGCCGACGCACCACCCGGCTACCTGACCCGCGTCCGCATCGAGAAGGTCGGCGGCGTCGGCCCCTGGGCCGGTTGA
- a CDS encoding GNAT family N-acetyltransferase, producing the protein MPVEVTAAVDADLPELADVAARTFPLACPPAVTPDNIAAFIAENLSQARFRDYLADPERDVLVARADGGILGYAMLIRGVPDDDPDVQAAVTARPAVEVSKLYVLPENHGSGVAAALMAASVQRARQLGAAVVWLGVNQQNRRAQRFYAKQGFEVGGTKTFRLGAAIENDFVMVRYL; encoded by the coding sequence TTGCCCGTTGAGGTGACCGCGGCCGTCGACGCCGACCTGCCCGAACTCGCCGACGTCGCCGCCCGCACGTTCCCGCTCGCCTGTCCCCCGGCGGTCACACCTGACAACATCGCGGCGTTCATCGCCGAGAACCTGTCGCAGGCCCGGTTCCGCGACTACCTCGCCGACCCGGAGCGCGACGTGCTCGTCGCCCGCGCCGACGGCGGAATCCTCGGCTACGCCATGCTGATTCGCGGTGTGCCCGACGACGACCCGGACGTGCAGGCCGCGGTGACGGCCCGCCCCGCCGTCGAGGTCTCGAAGCTCTACGTGCTGCCGGAGAACCACGGCTCCGGTGTGGCGGCGGCGCTGATGGCCGCGTCGGTGCAGCGCGCCCGCCAACTCGGCGCCGCCGTCGTCTGGCTCGGCGTCAACCAGCAGAACCGGCGCGCGCAGCGCTTCTATGCCAAGCAGGGATTCGAGGTGGGCGGCACCAAGACCTTCCGGCTCGGCGCCGCGATCGAGAACGACTTCGTGATGGTGCGGTACCTGTAG
- the zapE gene encoding cell division protein ZapE: MILIAARRYGACMDGSSTVQHLVDRHPQVTPERLIAQLVPPPTFADVSFDTYIPDPTQPTQAAAVQKCIAFCDQAVTRREGKKKLFGRRREVLPGVGLYLDGGFGVGKTHLLASSYYRVPGPKAFATFGELTQLAGVFGFVECIELLADYVLVCIDEFELDDPGNTTLISRLLSALVERGVSIMATSNTLPEQLGEGRFAAQDFLREIHTLAAIFETVRIDGPDYRHRDLPPAPEPLSDAEVTDRAAQTPGATLDSFDALCAHLATMHPSRYLTLIEGVTAVYVTGIHPIDDQNVALRLVSLTDRLYDAGIPVVASGSKLDTIFSEEMLAGGFRKKYLRAISRLLALSREGSVLGEQA, encoded by the coding sequence ATGATTTTGATTGCAGCACGTCGATATGGTGCGTGCATGGACGGGTCCAGCACGGTGCAGCATCTGGTCGACCGCCACCCCCAGGTGACGCCGGAACGGTTGATCGCTCAGCTGGTCCCGCCGCCGACGTTCGCCGACGTCAGCTTCGACACCTACATTCCCGATCCGACGCAGCCGACGCAGGCCGCGGCGGTGCAGAAGTGCATCGCGTTCTGCGATCAGGCGGTTACGCGCCGCGAGGGCAAGAAGAAGCTGTTCGGCCGTCGCCGTGAGGTGCTGCCCGGGGTGGGCCTGTATCTCGACGGCGGGTTCGGTGTCGGCAAGACGCACCTGCTGGCGTCGTCGTATTACCGGGTGCCCGGGCCGAAGGCGTTCGCGACGTTCGGCGAATTGACCCAGCTGGCAGGCGTTTTCGGGTTCGTCGAGTGCATCGAGCTGCTGGCCGACTACGTGCTGGTGTGCATCGACGAGTTCGAGCTCGACGATCCGGGCAACACCACGCTGATCTCGCGGCTGCTGTCGGCACTCGTCGAGCGCGGCGTGTCGATCATGGCGACGTCGAACACGCTGCCCGAGCAGCTGGGCGAGGGCCGGTTCGCCGCGCAGGACTTCCTGCGTGAGATCCACACGCTGGCAGCGATTTTCGAGACCGTGCGGATCGACGGGCCGGACTACCGGCATCGTGACCTGCCGCCGGCGCCGGAGCCGTTGAGCGACGCCGAGGTGACCGACCGCGCCGCGCAGACGCCGGGCGCGACGCTGGACAGCTTCGACGCGCTGTGCGCGCATCTGGCCACGATGCACCCGTCGCGGTACCTGACGCTCATCGAGGGGGTGACCGCGGTGTACGTCACCGGGATTCACCCGATCGACGACCAGAACGTGGCGCTGCGGCTGGTGTCGCTGACCGACCGGCTCTACGACGCGGGCATCCCGGTGGTGGCCTCGGGGTCGAAGCTGGACACGATCTTCAGCGAGGAGATGCTCGCCGGCGGGTTCCGCAAGAAGTACCTGCGCGCGATCTCGCGTCTGCTCGCGCTGTCGCGGGAGGGGTCGGTGCTCGGCGAGCAGGCGTGA
- a CDS encoding pyrimidine reductase family protein, giving the protein MSETGAAAQFTLLGSAGDPIDGADPRLAELYAYPDDLRRCWVRGNMIASVDGGATADGKTARLGAAGDRAVFEQMRYAADVILVGAATVRTENYSGAQVPVDQRGARQARGQAEVPPIAVLTRSGDLDPGSRFFTHTEVTPLVFTCTARLHDTRTRLGAAAEVLDASGADPDDVDPAVALTALADRGLLRVLTEGGPVILGLLIGRDLLDELCLTIAPYLVGGAARRIADGPGEVLSRMRPAHVLSDADGYLYTRYVRSR; this is encoded by the coding sequence ATGTCCGAGACCGGCGCTGCGGCGCAGTTCACACTGCTGGGGTCCGCCGGCGACCCCATCGACGGCGCCGACCCGCGGCTGGCCGAGCTGTACGCCTACCCCGATGACCTGCGGCGCTGCTGGGTGCGCGGCAACATGATCGCCAGCGTCGACGGCGGAGCCACCGCCGACGGCAAGACCGCCCGCCTCGGCGCCGCCGGCGACCGCGCGGTGTTCGAGCAGATGCGCTACGCCGCCGACGTGATCCTCGTCGGCGCCGCCACCGTGCGCACCGAGAACTACTCCGGCGCCCAGGTGCCCGTCGACCAGCGCGGCGCCCGGCAGGCCCGCGGGCAGGCCGAGGTGCCGCCGATCGCCGTGCTCACCCGCTCCGGCGACCTGGACCCCGGCTCCCGCTTCTTCACCCACACCGAGGTGACCCCGCTGGTGTTCACCTGCACCGCGCGTCTGCACGACACCCGTACCCGGCTGGGCGCGGCCGCCGAGGTCCTCGACGCCTCCGGCGCCGACCCCGACGACGTCGACCCCGCCGTCGCGCTCACCGCGCTGGCCGACCGCGGCCTGCTGCGGGTGCTCACCGAGGGCGGCCCCGTCATCCTCGGCCTGCTCATCGGCCGCGACCTGCTCGACGAGCTGTGCCTGACGATCGCCCCCTATCTGGTGGGCGGCGCGGCGCGCCGCATCGCCGACGGCCCCGGCGAGGTGCTGTCCCGGATGCGCCCGGCGCACGTGCTCTCCGACGCCGACGGCTATCTCTACACCCGCTACGTCCGGAGTCGGTGA
- a CDS encoding alpha/beta hydrolase, whose protein sequence is MQRRGQLVRALSLATVAAVIAACSPGLAANPRFATNSGAGPQGEPPTTQEPEGPPAIEAPKNELSWRDCTAQLFRDADVPSVPGVTLECASYDADLDPINGASGSLSIGVVRAKGPQTPDDAGPLVMTTGTDLPSSVQLPVWLSRSGADVLAGHPIVAVDRRGMGMSGALDCRDLFDRQEMIDQAQFQAGDDPVANLGAIAQTATTSCTDAIAPGDSAYDNSHAAEDLERLRSTWDVPALALLGIGNGAQVALAYAGSHPNKVARLVLDSPLPLAIAAEAAAEQRVRGQQAALDAWAAQCAATNCALAPDPKGAVDALLRAARDGRGPNGAAVSVVANAISTALAYPRGDRIAAGNALADAIAAARAGDTGPFGELIARGEALRDTDGQFVNGCSDALNRPTPDRVRELVVAWNKEYPQFGMVGALSLVDCLNWPSGTTPQEPQGLKIPVLLLGTQNDPVVGNEGVAAVAATVINAGSPNRRVMWQGIGHGASVYSPCALPPVIGYLDSGKVPDTDTFCPA, encoded by the coding sequence ATGCAACGGCGTGGTCAGTTGGTCCGGGCGCTGAGCCTGGCAACCGTCGCGGCGGTCATCGCCGCGTGCTCACCCGGGCTCGCCGCGAATCCCCGCTTCGCCACCAACTCGGGTGCGGGACCGCAGGGCGAGCCGCCGACGACGCAGGAGCCGGAGGGCCCGCCGGCGATCGAGGCGCCCAAGAACGAGCTGTCCTGGCGGGACTGCACGGCACAGCTGTTCCGCGACGCCGACGTGCCGTCGGTGCCCGGGGTGACGCTGGAGTGCGCGTCCTACGACGCCGACCTGGACCCGATCAACGGCGCGTCCGGGTCGCTCAGCATCGGCGTGGTGCGCGCCAAGGGCCCGCAGACCCCCGACGACGCCGGCCCACTGGTGATGACGACGGGCACCGACCTGCCGTCGTCGGTGCAGCTGCCGGTGTGGCTGAGCCGCTCCGGCGCCGACGTGCTGGCCGGCCATCCGATCGTGGCGGTGGACCGCCGCGGCATGGGCATGTCCGGTGCGCTGGACTGCCGCGACCTGTTCGACCGCCAGGAGATGATCGACCAGGCGCAGTTCCAGGCCGGCGACGACCCGGTGGCCAACCTCGGCGCGATCGCCCAGACCGCCACCACCAGCTGCACCGACGCCATCGCCCCCGGCGACTCCGCCTACGACAACTCGCACGCCGCCGAGGACCTGGAACGGCTGCGCAGCACCTGGGACGTGCCCGCGCTCGCGCTGCTCGGCATCGGCAACGGCGCCCAGGTGGCGCTGGCCTACGCCGGCTCGCACCCGAACAAGGTGGCCCGGCTGGTACTGGACTCGCCGCTGCCGCTGGCCATCGCCGCCGAGGCCGCCGCCGAACAGCGGGTCCGCGGTCAGCAGGCCGCGCTGGACGCCTGGGCCGCCCAGTGCGCGGCCACCAACTGCGCGCTGGCGCCCGACCCGAAGGGCGCCGTCGACGCGCTGCTGCGCGCCGCCCGCGACGGCCGCGGACCCAACGGGGCCGCGGTGTCCGTCGTCGCCAACGCGATCTCGACCGCGCTGGCCTACCCGCGCGGCGACCGGATCGCGGCAGGCAACGCGCTGGCCGACGCGATCGCCGCCGCCCGCGCCGGCGACACCGGCCCGTTCGGCGAGCTGATCGCCCGCGGCGAGGCGCTGCGCGACACCGACGGCCAGTTCGTCAACGGCTGCAGCGACGCGCTGAACCGGCCCACTCCGGACCGGGTGCGCGAGCTCGTCGTCGCCTGGAACAAGGAGTACCCGCAGTTCGGCATGGTCGGGGCGCTGAGCCTGGTCGACTGCCTGAACTGGCCCAGCGGCACCACCCCGCAGGAGCCGCAGGGGCTGAAGATCCCGGTGCTGCTGCTGGGCACCCAGAACGACCCGGTCGTCGGCAACGAGGGCGTCGCCGCGGTGGCCGCCACCGTCATCAACGCCGGTTCCCCCAACCGGCGGGTGATGTGGCAGGGCATCGGGCACGGCGCGTCGGTCTACTCGCCGTGCGCGCTGCCGCCGGTGATCGGCTATCTCGACAGCGGCAAGGTTCCCGACACCGACACGTTCTGTCCGGCCTGA
- the aftC gene encoding arabinofuranan 3-O-arabinosyltransferase, with translation MRDVVANALTTAFRPRTSPPDVASVLRVILWPVAILFIIHRSYVLATNGYITDDFGPVYRAVVNFKLGLDIYNEHFNHVDPHYLYPPGGTLLMAPFGYLPVEASRYWFIFFNTLAIVLAAYFLIRLFGFTYRSVALPALLALMFCSESVVNTLVFGNINGCILLAEVLFFRWLLDGNRNHEWLAGAAIGMTLVVKPLLAPLLLLPLLNRQWRPLVTAVAVPAVFNIVAWPLISDPMGFITRTLPYIMTTRDYFNSSIAGNGLYYGLPTWLIIVLRIGFAVIAVISLWLLYKYYRTRDQLFWMATSSGVLLITSFLVLSLGQGYYSMMLFPFLMTVVMPNSVLRNWPAWLAIYGFMSADRWLLGHWPTTGRFLEYMKFTYGWCLMLIVVFSVLLFRYLDAKAENRLDEGIDPPWLKTPKDAPATAVS, from the coding sequence GTGCGCGATGTTGTGGCCAACGCTTTGACCACCGCCTTCCGACCCCGTACCTCACCGCCCGACGTGGCGTCGGTGCTCAGGGTGATCCTGTGGCCGGTGGCGATCCTGTTCATCATCCACCGCAGCTACGTGCTGGCGACCAACGGCTACATCACCGACGACTTCGGACCCGTGTACCGGGCGGTCGTCAACTTCAAGCTGGGCCTGGACATCTACAACGAGCACTTCAACCACGTCGACCCGCACTACCTGTACCCGCCGGGCGGCACCCTGTTGATGGCTCCGTTCGGCTACCTGCCGGTCGAGGCGTCGCGCTACTGGTTCATCTTCTTCAACACGCTGGCCATCGTGCTGGCCGCGTACTTCTTGATCCGGCTGTTCGGTTTCACGTACCGCTCGGTGGCCCTGCCCGCGTTGCTGGCCCTGATGTTCTGCTCCGAAAGCGTGGTCAACACACTGGTTTTCGGCAACATCAACGGCTGCATCCTGCTGGCCGAGGTGCTGTTCTTCCGCTGGCTGCTGGACGGTAACCGCAACCACGAGTGGCTCGCCGGCGCCGCGATCGGCATGACGCTGGTGGTCAAACCGCTGCTGGCGCCGCTGCTGCTGCTGCCGCTGCTCAACCGTCAGTGGCGGCCGCTGGTCACCGCGGTCGCGGTGCCCGCGGTCTTCAACATCGTGGCCTGGCCGCTGATCAGCGACCCGATGGGCTTCATCACCCGCACCCTGCCCTACATCATGACCACCCGCGACTACTTCAACAGCTCCATCGCGGGCAACGGGCTCTACTACGGGCTGCCGACCTGGCTGATCATCGTGCTGCGCATCGGGTTCGCCGTGATCGCGGTGATCTCGCTGTGGCTGCTCTACAAGTACTACCGCACCCGCGATCAGCTGTTCTGGATGGCGACGTCGTCGGGCGTGCTGCTGATCACGTCGTTCCTGGTGCTGTCACTGGGCCAGGGCTACTACTCGATGATGCTGTTCCCGTTCCTGATGACCGTGGTGATGCCGAACTCGGTGCTGCGCAACTGGCCGGCGTGGCTGGCGATCTACGGCTTCATGAGCGCCGACCGGTGGCTGCTCGGGCACTGGCCGACGACGGGCCGGTTCCTGGAGTACATGAAGTTCACCTACGGCTGGTGCCTGATGCTGATCGTGGTGTTCTCGGTGCTGCTGTTCCGCTACCTCGACGCCAAGGCCGAGAACCGGCTCGACGAGGGCATCGACCCGCCGTGGCTGAAGACGCCGAAGGACGCACCGGCCACCGCGGTGAGCTAG
- the msrB gene encoding peptide-methionine (R)-S-oxide reductase MsrB, translated as MTIPAPKVQLTDDEWRKKLTPEEFHVLRRAGTERPFTGEYTDTKTEGIYECRACGAELFRSTEKFESHCGWPSFYDPADSDAVILRPDDSLGMHRVEVICANCHSHLGHVFEGEGYPTPTDKRYCINSISLRLKPTS; from the coding sequence ATGACGATCCCGGCTCCCAAAGTGCAGCTGACTGACGACGAGTGGCGCAAGAAGCTGACCCCCGAGGAGTTCCACGTCCTGCGGCGGGCCGGCACCGAGCGCCCCTTCACCGGCGAGTACACCGACACCAAGACCGAGGGCATCTACGAGTGCCGGGCCTGCGGTGCCGAACTGTTCCGCAGCACCGAGAAGTTCGAATCGCACTGCGGCTGGCCGTCGTTCTACGACCCGGCCGACTCCGACGCGGTGATCCTGCGCCCCGACGACTCGCTGGGGATGCACCGCGTCGAGGTGATCTGCGCCAACTGCCACAGCCACCTGGGCCACGTCTTCGAAGGTGAGGGCTACCCCACCCCGACCGACAAGCGCTACTGCATCAACTCGATCTCGCTGCGCCTGAAGCCGACGTCCTGA
- the hemQ gene encoding hydrogen peroxide-dependent heme synthase, with translation MAKLDYDALNATIRYLMFSVFSVRPGELGEDRAAVIDETATFLKQQEERGVVVRGLYDIAGMRADADFMIWTHADTVEALQATYSDFRRTTTLGRVSTPVWSNVALHRPAEFNKSHIPAFLAGEAPGNYICVYPFVRSLEWYLLPDEERKRMLAEHGMAARGYKDVRANTVPAFALGDYEWILAFEAPELHRIVDLMRDLRATDARRHVREETPFFTGPRVSPEQLIERLP, from the coding sequence ATGGCCAAGCTCGACTACGACGCGCTCAACGCGACGATCCGCTACCTGATGTTTTCGGTCTTCTCGGTGCGGCCGGGCGAACTCGGGGAGGATCGCGCGGCGGTCATCGACGAGACCGCGACGTTCCTCAAGCAGCAGGAGGAGCGCGGCGTCGTCGTCCGCGGCCTCTACGACATCGCCGGGATGCGCGCCGACGCCGACTTCATGATCTGGACGCACGCCGACACCGTCGAGGCGCTGCAGGCCACCTACTCCGACTTCCGGCGCACCACCACGCTCGGCCGGGTCAGCACCCCGGTGTGGAGCAACGTCGCGCTGCATCGCCCGGCGGAGTTCAACAAGAGCCACATCCCGGCGTTCCTGGCCGGTGAGGCGCCGGGCAACTACATCTGCGTGTATCCGTTCGTGCGGTCGCTGGAGTGGTACCTGCTGCCCGACGAGGAGCGTAAGCGGATGCTCGCCGAGCACGGCATGGCGGCGCGCGGCTACAAGGACGTGCGGGCCAACACGGTGCCGGCGTTCGCGCTCGGCGACTACGAGTGGATCCTGGCGTTCGAGGCGCCCGAACTGCACCGCATCGTGGACCTGATGCGGGATCTGCGCGCCACCGACGCCCGCAGGCACGTGCGCGAGGAGACGCCGTTCTTCACCGGTCCGCGGGTCAGCCCCGAGCAACTCATCGAACGTCTGCCCTGA
- a CDS encoding protoporphyrinogen oxidase, with translation MSATYCVVGGGISGLVAAYRLRVAAGPDASITVFDPADRLGGILRTERLGGQHVDVGAEAFVARRPEMPALLAELGLAHRQVGTTGTRPLIYSQDRLHPLPQGTLQGLPADASSLAGLVDDATLAWIRDEPARPLSWRPGADPSVAELVGERFGEQVVTRSVEPLLTGVYAGSAATIGMRSGFPTVAAALDRGARSLTEAVRAAMGPPVTGSVFGAVDGGYQVLLDELIRRADVRWAQVGVEKVAAASPRGWTIVDDEGAHHRADAVVLAVPAPVLARIVADVAPRTAAAARRIPVASVAVVALALPGGTPLPPNSGVLVATGERRLHAKAATLTSRKWGPRGNVELLRLSFGRFGDNLARSVGDEELLAWGAEDLGTLFGVRTEPVDYLVQRWIDALPQYGPGHGALVAELRAGLPPTIAVAGAFLDGIGVPACVASATRAAAQLATARVAR, from the coding sequence GTGAGCGCGACGTATTGCGTTGTCGGCGGCGGGATCTCGGGTCTGGTCGCCGCCTACCGGCTGCGGGTCGCGGCCGGTCCGGACGCGTCGATCACCGTGTTCGACCCCGCCGACCGGCTCGGCGGGATTCTGCGCACCGAACGGCTTGGCGGCCAGCACGTCGACGTCGGAGCGGAGGCGTTCGTCGCCCGCCGCCCCGAGATGCCGGCGTTGCTGGCCGAACTGGGGCTGGCGCACCGGCAGGTCGGCACCACCGGCACCCGCCCGCTGATCTACAGCCAGGACCGGCTGCACCCGCTGCCGCAGGGCACGCTGCAGGGTCTGCCCGCCGACGCGTCGTCGCTGGCCGGCCTGGTCGACGACGCCACCCTCGCCTGGATCCGCGACGAACCCGCCCGGCCGCTGTCCTGGCGGCCCGGCGCCGACCCGTCGGTGGCCGAGCTGGTCGGGGAGCGGTTCGGCGAGCAGGTGGTGACCAGGTCGGTGGAACCGCTGCTGACCGGCGTGTACGCGGGCTCGGCGGCCACGATCGGGATGCGCTCGGGGTTCCCGACGGTGGCCGCGGCGCTGGACCGCGGGGCGCGCAGCCTGACCGAGGCGGTGCGCGCCGCGATGGGCCCGCCGGTCACCGGGTCGGTGTTCGGCGCGGTCGACGGCGGCTATCAGGTGCTGCTCGACGAGCTGATCCGGCGGGCCGACGTGCGGTGGGCCCAGGTCGGCGTCGAGAAGGTGGCGGCGGCGTCGCCGCGCGGCTGGACCATCGTCGACGACGAGGGCGCCCACCACCGCGCCGACGCGGTGGTGCTGGCGGTGCCGGCGCCGGTGCTGGCGCGCATCGTCGCCGACGTCGCACCGCGCACGGCGGCCGCCGCGCGCCGGATCCCGGTCGCCTCGGTGGCCGTGGTGGCGTTGGCGCTGCCCGGCGGCACACCGCTGCCGCCGAACTCCGGGGTGCTGGTGGCGACGGGGGAGCGGCGGCTGCACGCCAAGGCGGCCACGCTGACGTCGCGCAAGTGGGGGCCGCGCGGCAACGTCGAACTGCTGCGTCTGTCGTTCGGCCGGTTCGGCGACAACCTGGCGCGCAGCGTCGGCGACGAGGAGCTGCTCGCCTGGGGCGCCGAGGACCTGGGGACGCTGTTCGGGGTGCGCACCGAGCCGGTCGACTACCTGGTCCAGCGCTGGATCGACGCGCTGCCGCAGTACGGTCCCGGCCACGGCGCGCTGGTGGCCGAGCTGCGGGCCGGGCTGCCGCCGACCATCGCGGTGGCCGGGGCGTTCCTGGACGGCATTGGGGTGCCCGCCTGCGTGGCGTCGGCGACGAGGGCGGCGGCGCAGTTGGCCACCGCCCGCGTGGCACGATAG
- the hemE gene encoding uroporphyrinogen decarboxylase: protein MNKRRELPESPYLAAASGRKPSRVPVWFMRQAGRSLPEYRALRAQNTMMQACFDAELITEITLQPIRRHHTDAAILFSDIVVPLRAAGVALDIVPDVGPVIEHPIRTAADVATIKPLEPQQVAPVAEAVGALVSELGDVPLIGFAGAPFTLASYLVEGGPSRNHERTKAMMLGDTETWHALMTALTDVTIAFLQVQVEAGVDAIQVFDSWAGTLSLADYRTYVLPHSTRVFATLAAAGVPMTHFGVGTAELLGAMSEAASGHGAPAMVGVDWRTALPDAATRVLPGTALQGNLDPVVLLAGWPVVERAVRRVVEDGRRAVEAGASGHVFNLGHGVLPATDPDVITKVVELVHSL, encoded by the coding sequence ATGAACAAGCGCCGTGAACTGCCCGAGTCGCCCTATCTTGCTGCCGCCAGCGGCCGCAAACCCAGCCGCGTCCCGGTGTGGTTCATGCGCCAGGCCGGCCGCTCGCTGCCGGAGTACCGGGCGCTGCGCGCGCAGAACACGATGATGCAGGCCTGCTTCGACGCCGAGCTGATCACCGAGATCACCCTGCAGCCGATCCGGCGGCACCACACCGACGCGGCGATCCTGTTCTCCGACATCGTCGTGCCGCTGCGGGCCGCCGGGGTCGCGCTGGACATCGTGCCCGACGTGGGCCCGGTCATCGAGCACCCTATCCGCACGGCCGCCGACGTCGCGACGATCAAACCCCTTGAGCCGCAGCAGGTCGCCCCGGTCGCCGAGGCCGTCGGCGCGCTGGTCTCCGAGCTGGGCGACGTGCCGCTGATCGGCTTCGCGGGCGCCCCGTTCACGCTGGCGTCGTACCTGGTGGAGGGCGGCCCGAGCCGCAACCACGAGCGCACCAAGGCGATGATGCTCGGCGACACCGAGACCTGGCACGCGCTGATGACCGCGCTGACCGACGTCACGATCGCGTTCCTGCAGGTCCAGGTCGAGGCGGGGGTCGACGCCATCCAGGTGTTCGACTCCTGGGCCGGGACGCTGTCGCTGGCCGACTACCGCACCTACGTACTGCCGCACAGCACCCGGGTGTTCGCCACGCTGGCCGCCGCGGGCGTGCCGATGACCCACTTCGGGGTGGGCACCGCCGAACTGCTCGGCGCGATGTCGGAGGCGGCCTCCGGGCACGGCGCCCCCGCCATGGTCGGGGTGGACTGGCGCACCGCGCTGCCCGACGCCGCCACCCGCGTGCTGCCGGGCACCGCGCTGCAGGGCAACCTCGACCCGGTGGTGTTGCTGGCCGGCTGGCCGGTGGTGGAGCGCGCGGTGCGCAGGGTCGTCGAGGACGGCCGCCGGGCGGTGGAGGCCGGGGCCTCGGGACATGTGTTCAACCTCGGCCACGGTGTGCTGCCTGCCACCGACCCCGATGTGATCACCAAGGTGGTGGAGCTGGTGCATTCGCTGTGA